A region from the Triticum aestivum cultivar Chinese Spring chromosome 3D, IWGSC CS RefSeq v2.1, whole genome shotgun sequence genome encodes:
- the LOC123080854 gene encoding disease resistance protein RGA5: protein MTGIMVSASTGVMNSLLGKLATLMGEEFAKLKNLRKEVKHISDELSSMKDALESLADVDMLDKQTASWRDAVREMSYDIEDIIDDFMCKIGEKSKKTGFIHDTIQRLKTSRARHQIAGQIGDIKKLVRETSERRERYKIDVPKSGNVVVDQRVVALYEESSKLVGMDGPTNRLVNWLKDEEKKLKIVSVIGFGGSGKTTLANQVYHKLEGEFQCGAFLAVSQKPNMPKLLHSLLAQLGCGQYYHDCELNVLLDQVRENLKNKRYLVIIDDLWDVSAWNIIKCAFPENNLGSRLIVTTRIKTVAGACCFGYHEHILEMKPLSEEDSRKLFFGRIFCSEEACPGQLRDVSVEILKKCGGLPLAIICISSLLASERSYQKERWKHVLNSLGSVSGTNLTLEAMRQILNLSYKNLPHHLKTCFLYLGMFLEDSEIYRHELVSLWVSEGFVSKAHGQNQKQIAISYFNELVNMSLIQPAQVDMHGSVLTCKVHDMLLDLILYKSAEENFITVVDNLEAITGQLQKPRRMLFNLDGATLPRDVNMSQVRSFANWRGSTNIPSLAEFKYLRVFIADFSSSSVDDNRKIDLTGLCKLYQLRHIQIEGCDNCQLPTQIRGLQKLETFDIDGSCIPMDIFHLPCLLSLHIFHLPCLLPEGIGKMKYLQRLRWFDTLHTSIDSIKGLGELTNLRLLYLRTGFSEDVDMDVLNSSLAKLCNLESLNVFSPDSWIPEALTLSPPPPNLMGLSMMRISRVPNWIEELHNLQSLHITVDKLNNDDVGILAGLPALMDLELTFSRALEETIVIYGTAFAILKRFVVYWTIMPQLTFEAGAMPKLQSLSLPLNARGWKKDESATPTGIEHLLALERISVGIGSDTESEQRSAESAIRSAINMHPGHAHIKIDIQCY, encoded by the exons ATGACTGGAATAATGGTGAGCGCTTCAACCGGGGTGATGAACTCTCTCCTGGGTAAGCTGGCCACCCTGATGGGGGAGGAGTTCGCCAAGCTAAAGAACCTGAGGAAGGAGGTGAAGCACATCAGCGATGAGCTGAGCAGCATGAAGGATGCTCTAGAGAGCCTTGCAGATGTGGATATGCTGGATAAACAGACCGCTAGCTGGAGAGACGCGGTCAGGGAGATGTCGTATGACATCGAGGATATTATCGATGACTTCATGTGCAAAATTGGGGAGAAAAGCAAAAAAACTGGTTTTATCCACGACACCATTCAACGCCTCAAAACTTCAAGGGCCCGCCATCAGATTGCTGGCCAGATCGGGGACATCAAGAAACTTGTGCGTGAAACAAGTGAGCGGCGTGAAAGATATAAGATTGATGTCCCAAAATCGGGCAATGTGGTAGTTGACCAACGCGTTGTGGCACTCTATGAAGAATCATCTAAACTTGTTGGTATGGATGGCCCAACCAATAGGCTTGTCAATTGGCTAAAAGATGAGGAGAAGAAGTTGAAGATTGTATCAGTTATTGGTTTTGGAGGTTCGGGAAAAACAACACTTGCCAATCAGGTATACCATAAGCTGGAGGGGGAATTTCAGTGTGGTGCATTTTTGGCGGTGTCTCAAAAGCCAAATATGCCAAAACTTCTGCATAGTTTATTAGCCCAACTTGGGTGTGGACAATATTATCATGACTGTGAGCTAAATGTTCTTCTCGACCAAGTCAGAGAAAATCTAAAAAATAAGAG GTACTTGGTTATTATCGATGATCTATGGGATGTATCAGCATGGAATATTATTAAATGTGCTTTCCCAGAAAATAATCTTGGTAGTAGATTAATAGTAACTACAAGAATCAAGACTGTGGCTGGGGCATGTTGTTTTGGTTACCATGAGCACATTCTTGAAATGAAACCTCTTAGTGAAGAAGACTCAAGGAAATTGTTTTTTGGTAGGATATTTTGCTCTGAAGAAGCTTGTCCAGGTCAACTCAGAGATGTTTCAGTTGAGATTCTCAAGAAGTGTGGTGGTTTGCCACTTGCAATCATTTGCATATCCAGCCTATTGGCAAGTGAACGTTCCTACCAAAAGGAGAGGTGGAAACACGTACTGAATTCATTGGGGTCTGTGTCAGGCACAAATCTCACCTTGGAAGCCATGAGACAGATCTTGAACCTTAGCTACAAAAATCTTCCTCACCACCTCAAGACATGCTTCTTGTATCTTGGTATGTTTCTGGAGGACTCTGAAATATATAGGCATGAGTTGGTAAGCCTATGGGTTTCTGAAGGCTTTGTTAGTAAAGCACATGGACAAAATCAAAAACAGATTGCGATAAGTTATTTTAATGAGCTTGTCAACATGAGTCTTATTCAACCTGCACAGGTTGACATGCATGGGTCAGTGTTAACTTGCAAAGTACATGATATGTTGTTGGATCTTATCCTGTACAAGTCCGCGGAAGAGAATTTTATCACTGTAGTAGACAACCTAGAGGCCATTACAGGACAGCTTCAAAAGCCCCGTCGGATGCTCTTCAACTTGGATGGTGCGACATTGCCAAGGGACGTTAATATGTCACAAGTGCGATCATTTGCAAACTGGAGAGGCTCCACGAATATACCTTCATTGGCAGAATTCAAGTATCTTCGAGTTTTTATAGCTGACTTCAGTTCTAGTTCTGTTGATGACAACCGGAAAATCGACCTGACAGGATTGTGTAAGTTATATCAGCTGCGACATATACAGATTGAAGGCTGTGATAACTGCCAGCTACCAACGCAGATTAGAGGGCTGCAAAAGTTGGAAACATTTGATATAGATGGGTCCTGTATCCCAATGGATATTTTTCACCTGCCGTGTTTGTTGTCTCTGCATATTTTTCACCTGCCGTGTTTGTTGCCTGAGGGCATCGGTAAAATGAAATATCTACAGCGTCTGAGATGGTTTGACACGCTGCACACCTCAATCGACAGTATCAAGGGCCTAGGAGAGCTCACCAATCTGAGACTTCTGTACCTCAGAACCGGTTTTTCTGAAGATGTGGACATGGATGTTCTAAACTCTTCTTTGGCGAAACTTTGTAACCTCGAGTCCCTGAACGTATTTTCACCTGATTCTTGGATACCTGAGGCACTAACCTTGTCGCCTCCTCCCCCCAACCTCATGGGACTCTCCATGATGCGAATATCCCGGGTCCCAAACTGGATTGAGGAACTCCATAATCTCCAGAGCTTGCATATCACTGTTGATAAGCTAAACAACGATGATGTTGGTATTCTTGCAGGGTTACCCGCTCTCATGGACCTGGAATTAACGTTCAGTAGAGCCCTGGAAGAAACAATTGTCATATATGGGACAGCATTCGCAATCCTGAAGCGGTTTGTTGTCTACTGGACTATCATGCCACAACTGACCTTCGAAGCCGGAGCAATGCCTAAGCTCCAGAGCCTCTCTCTACCTTTGAACGCCAGGGGGTGGAAGAAGGACGAGAGCGCCACACCTACAGGCATCGAGCACTTGTTAGCACTTGAAAGAATCTCTGTGGGGATTGGGAGTGATACAGAATCTGAACAGCGAAGTGCAGAGTCTGCCATTAGGAGCGCTATCAACATGCATCCTGGCCATGCTCACATTAAAATCGACATCCAATGTTACTAA